In Quercus robur chromosome 10, dhQueRobu3.1, whole genome shotgun sequence, a genomic segment contains:
- the LOC126701872 gene encoding NAC domain-containing protein 2-like produces MSSELELPPGFRFHPTDEELVNHYLCRKCASLPLAVPIIREIDLYKYDPWQLPEMSLYGEKEWYFFSPRDRKYPNGSRPNRAAGAGYWKATGADKPIGKPKPLGIKKALVFYAGKAPRGIKTNWIMHEYRLANVDRSAGKKNNLRLDDWVLCRIYNKKGTLEKYQPLDQKMEKFAEMEEEEQKPKIMVSRQNTTVTQPMISNDQLHMDTSDSVPVLHTDTSCSEQVVSPEVAWEKEVQSEPKWNDNDIDNAFDYFQYNYMDGFAEDPFAPQVQYQMDQLSPLQDMFMYLQKPL; encoded by the exons ATGTCGAGTGAGTTAGAGTTACCACCTGGGTTCAGATTTCACCCAACAGATGAGGAGTTGGTGAATCATTATTTGTGTAGGAAATGTGCTTCTCTGCCTCTTGCTGTTCCTATTATTAGGGAGATTGATCTTTACAAGTATGATCCATGGCAGCTTCCAG AAATGTCTCTTTATGGCGAAAAGGAGTGGTACTTCTTTTCCCCAAGGGATAGAAAATATCCAAACGGTTCAAGGCCAAACCGGGCGGCAGGAGCCGGATATTGGAAGGCAACCGGAGCTGACAAGCCCATTGGAAAGCCAAAACCATTGGGTATTAAGAAAGCACTTGTTTTCTATGCTGGCAAAGCCCCTAGAGGAATCAAAACCAACTGGATCATGCATGAATATCGTCTTGCAAATGTGGATCGATCTGCTGGCAAAAAGAATAACTTGAGG CTTGATGATTGGGTCTTATGTCGAATCTACAACAAGAAAGGCACACTAGAGAAATATCAACCATTGGACCAAAAAATGGAAAAGTTCGCAGAAATGGAGGAGGAGgagcaaaaaccaaaaatcatgGTGTCTAGGCAGAACACAACAGTGACACAACCAATGATCAGCAATGACCAATTACACATGGACACGTCGGATTCGGTGCCGGTGTTGCACACGGACACGAGTTGCTCGGAGCAAGTGGTGTCCCCGGAAGTTGCATGGGAAAAGGAGGTCCAAAGTGAGCCAAAATGGAATGACAATGACATAGACAATGCGTTTGATTATTTTCAGTACAATTACATGGATGGCTTCGCTGAGGACCCTTTTGCCCCACAAGTTCAGTACCAAATGGACCAGCTCTCACCTTTGCAGGACATGTTCATGTATCTACAAAAGCCACTTTAA